One region of Athene noctua chromosome 18, bAthNoc1.hap1.1, whole genome shotgun sequence genomic DNA includes:
- the LOC141967919 gene encoding uncharacterized protein LOC141967919, with the protein MAPGHTAPGHMAPGHMAPGHMAPASLLSRAQADAAEGSSQAGSPGTSLTDTPERRRHGMHGAGQDSRQRSVPEGHQRLWDRQTQAAEPGDGLERTRALGSVHLSYRLLPSPAETGVSDAGAHAMCRGLPCLLLPAVLGGSRCLPTAGRDWGAQGRAEGASSPAHPKERHRGALERTGHLWVPAKPGGGRHGPGRGGQSLERSILLWRGPALAEPPPLRSPRAGPTAGAARLDPESSRQQQSGHVHRPPAPAARPTPAPAIAAPCPAARRAPRSPASTARTPALLLRCPPQPGAHPRPRHSGTALGALAQPRVALARSQPRRRAHAHTGQRGSSGDRGPACAPRRAPSHSPL; encoded by the coding sequence ATGGCACCGGGACACACGGCACCGGGACACATGGCACCGGGACACATGGCACCAGGACACATGGCACCCGCCTCCCTcctgagcagagcccaggcagacGCTGCTGAGGGCAGCAGCCAGGCCGGGTCCCCCGGCACATCTCTCACCGACACACCGGAGCGACGCAGACACGGCATGCACGGTGCTGGCCAGGATTCCCGGCAGCGATCGGTCCCCGAGGGCCACCAAAGGCTTTGGGACAGGCAGACAcaggctgcagagcctggggacGGGCTGGAGAGGACCCGAGCCCTCGGCAGCGTCCACCTGAGCTACCGGCTCCTCCCGAGCCCTGCAGAGACCGGGGTGTCGGATGCGGGTGCCCACGCTatgtgccgggggctgccctgcctgctgctgccagcgGTTCTGGGGGGCAGCCGCTGCCTCCCCACTGCTGGCAGGGACTGGGGGGCTCAGGGAAGGGCCGAGGGTGCCTCATCCCCAGCGCACCCCAAGGAGAGGCACAGAGGGGCTCTGGAGAGGACGGGACACCTTTGGGTGCCAGCTAAGCCCGGGGGTGGCCGTCACGGCCCGGGCAGAGGCGGTCAGAGCCTGGAGAGGAGCATCCTCCTCTGGCGGGGCCCCGCGTTGGCAGAGCCACCCCCCCTCCGCAGCCCTAGAGCGGGTCCCACCGCGGGTGCAGCCCGGCTGGATCCAGAGAGCTCGAGACAACAGCAGAGCGGCCACGTCCACCGGCCTCCGGCCCCGGCCGCTCGCCCCACGCCGGCTCCGGCCATCGCCGCGCCCTGCCCCGCCGCTCGCAGGGCTCCGAGGAGCCCAGCGAGCACCGCTCGCACCCCGGCCCTGCTCCTGCGATGCCCCCCGCAGCCAGGAGCCCACCCGCGGCCCCGCCACTCCGGCACAGCTCTGGGGGCTCTGGCACAGCCGCGCGTGGCGCTCGCTCGCTCGCAGCCTCGCAGGCGCGCGCATGCTCACACCGGCCAGCGTGGGAGCTCGGGGGACCGCGGACCTGCGTGTGCGCCCCGACGAGCTCCCTCACACAGCCCTCTCTAA